The Pongo pygmaeus isolate AG05252 chromosome 7, NHGRI_mPonPyg2-v2.0_pri, whole genome shotgun sequence DNA segment TGCTTCTCaagtggaaggaaagaagaggacaAGGAAGGTGATCCCTTTCTCAGCCAACCCAATCTTAGAGAAATAGGAAAGATCAATTGTGGATATAACAACAGCAATCTCTTTCCCTGCATGAAAGAATCATGTTGCTCATTCATGGTTAAAGTAGGATTTTAAAATAGCCAATCTAGCAAAGGCAGTGAGAATCAGGAGCAGAGACCAAAACATGTAAcaattcattttagaaaaatgtccTATAAACCAATCTCACAGTTGGAACTTAAAAGTCCCCAGATACAATCATGTTCTGTAGAGCCCCTGAAATTGCCTCTGGCACTAAAGAGATCCTAAGCAATATTACACAGGCAGGAAGAGGAATAGGGCATCCATCACATTGTCATGTTCTGCCCTGTCCTCAAATTACAAAGTCAGACTCAGTCCAGAGTTGAGGGATAGTGTTCTTATTCTGCTTTTGTCTACGCCATGTAGGTTATGACAGCTGGCTGGGGAGTGTGCTCCTCCAGCCTGTTTTTAGAGGGTCCATCTCTCTTGATTATCTCGACATCCCTTACTGCTGGCCTGTGAGATCTCTTCCTGTATGCTATCTCATTTTTCCATATTAAGGTGGCTCTAAATATCAGTCTGCCTTAAAACCCATGATGTTTTCTTTTCAGAAGGGGTTTGGAAGTCTCACCAAGCTCACTAGCAGAACAGAGCATCTCTTTACTCTATGGAAATGGACTAACTCAATATGACATCATTTCTGCTGAAGACTTGTCTGCTTCCATGACTTTTGGAAACCATATTCTAATGAATATCCAGTGACACTGTTTCTTTGGTTCCGATAAAAATCAGAATTGTACCCACTCTTACAACCTGTTCTCTTGCATTTCCCTAAGACTCCAAGGGTTAATATATTTTAGGGTTTTATCATGCCTTTCCAGACTATCTTTTTGCTTCATCTATATCAATGGCAACAGTTTCACTTGGAGCAACAAAATTCTTGGCCCCATTCCAGACCTTCTGAATCATTAACTCTGGAAAAGATGCCctgcaatctgtgttttaacagtTTATGTAGGTAAGCTTGGTTGAAGTTTACCTTTGCATTGACTGATAACAGGAAAAGGGCTTCTTCATTAAATTAATAGTTCAGGAGAAATTGAAACtactggggagagggagggcctACTGAGAACCATCCCAGCAACCCGACCACAGCTGGTCTTCCCTGGACACCATGAACCACATTTTCCAAACCTTCTTCACTCCTGCCAACAGCGGCCACCCCCGCAATTATGAGATGCTCAAGGAGGAGCATGAGGTGGCTGTGGTGGGGGCGCCCCAAAACCCTGCTCCCCTGATGTCCACCATGATCCACTTCCACAGTGAGACCTCCATGCCTGACCATGTCGACTGGTCACTGTTCAACACGCTCTTCATGAACTCCGGCTGCCTGGGCTTCATAGAATTTGAGTACTCCAAGAAGTCTAGGGGCAGGAAGATGGTTGGTGACCTGACCAGGGCCCAGGCCTATGCCTCCATCGCCAAGTGCCTGAATATCTGGGCCCTGATCGTGGACATTGTCATGACCATTCTGCTCATCATCATCCCAGTGTTGATCTTCCAAGTCTATTGATAGATCAGGAGGCATCATCCAGGCCAGGAGCTCTGCCCATGACCTGTATCCCACGCACTTCATCTTCCATTCCTTGCCCTGCCCCCCAGAGCCAAGTCCTGTATCAGCCCTTTATCCTCACACACTTTTCTACAATGGCATTGAATAAAGTGCATGTGctcctggttaaaaaaaaaaatagttcagggctgggtgtggtggcttacgcctgtaatcccagcactttgggaggctgaggagggtggatcacgaggtcaagagatcgagaccatcctggccaacatggtgaaaccctgtctctactaaaagtacaaaaattagctgggcatggtggcgggtgcctgtaatcccagttactctggaggctgaggcaggagaattgcttgaacccaggaggtggaggttgcagtgagccgagatcgtaccactgcattccagcctgggtgacagagcaagaatccatctcaaaaaaaaaaaaaaaaaaaaaagtcagtatgtgtaaaatacttagaatagtattatagtacttggcacataatatatgatatacaaATATTAGCAggtattaacattattattatttcgtCCCACAGGATATTTATTAAGTAAGTATAGCCCCCCCACCCCATTTTCTCCCAGAGAAGATTGAAAGGGACTTACCAAGACACAAACTAAACAACAGTTAGTAAATTTGAGAGACAGTAAAAAAGAATCacattaaacaaaaagaaaatgaaattttagtgCACGCCCTACAAATACCCATAACTAATTCTTCAAATTTTAATTATTGCATCAACTTTGTATTACTCTGTATACCTAAAGTAAATGAAACTGGCTAGCTCTTCACCcagtcttttctgttttctttcaggGCACTTCTTCACCTGACCCAGCAAACCCTCCCCTTCTGTCCTCCACTCTTTCTTTCCAGGGCTCCAGGCTGCAGGTTTGCAACTACGATGACCTTGCATGATGTTAGAGCCCATGACCACCTGGGTCCTTAAATGCATGGAGCTAATCTTCCTACTGGTCCCCTACACGCTGTATTTATCCTGATTTTAGCAGAATAATACATAGACTTCTTCTGTAGTAATTTGAGCTCCCTGAAATAAAGTATGGTGTAATTGAATCTTGCActtatttaattcttttgtaGTATGAGTGTTAACATGAAGTTTAGTATGCCAGTGATCTGCTTTAA contains these protein-coding regions:
- the LOC129042084 gene encoding interferon-induced transmembrane protein 3-like; amino-acid sequence: MNHIFQTFFTPANSGHPRNYEMLKEEHEVAVVGAPQNPAPLMSTMIHFHSETSMPDHVDWSLFNTLFMNSGCLGFIEFEYSKKSRGRKMVGDLTRAQAYASIAKCLNIWALIVDIVMTILLIIIPVLIFQVY